The Pseudomonas sp. FP2309 genomic sequence TTGACCGGCTGGTTGTCGTTGGAGATGGTCACTTCAACGCGGCGGTTCATCGCACGGCCCGACACGCTGCCGTTGTCGGCAACCGGGTATTCCTTGCCGTAGCCGGTGGTCACGATGCGGCGTGGATCGACGCCCATCTTGATCAGCGCCACTTGTACCGAAGCGGCACGGCGCTCGGACAGGCTCTGGTTGTAGGCGTCGCTGCCGGTGCTGTCGGTGTAGCCTTCAACGATTACCTGGCGATCCGGGTTTTCCTGGAGGAACTGCGCCAGTTTGTTGATGTTAACCAGGCCGCTGGATTTCAGGTCGGCCTTGTTAGTGGCAAACAGCACATCACCAAAGGTCACCAGCGTACCGCGATCGGTTTGCTTGGCGTTCAGGCTGTCTTGCAGTTGCTTGATCTGCGCGTCACGGGCGTCCAGCAAGGCACGGGCACGTTCGTCGCCGGCATTTTTCAGCTTGGCTTCGGATTCGCGCAGCGCGATGGTGTCTTTGGCCACTTCAACGCGCTGGTTGGTCAGGTAGGCCAGTTGGTCGACCTTCTTCTGGTCTTCCTTGTCGCGGTAGGCTTTGTCAGCCTTGTCCAGCCAGTCTTGCGCGTCCTTGGTTTCCAGGGCCGCTACTTTCGTGGCGTTAGGGTTCGATTGCAGGGCCGAGAAGTTGGTCCGTGCATTTTCCAGGTTCGCGTTGGGTGGCGTGGAGCAGGCCGCCAGGGCAACGCTCATCGCCAGCAGGGCAGGGATCATCAATTGTTTACGCATAGTCGTGTCGTCCTTTCAATTCGATATCAGGTGCGATGCAGTCAAGGGGCGGCGGCTTATTTCTGCTGGATAGCAGCCGGGCGCATGCCTTCCTTGCGCAACTCATCAACGGCCTTCTGAGAATCCTTCACCGCCTGCTCAGCCTTGGCGGCCTGGGCCTTGCGCTCTGCAACGCGGGCGTCCCACTCGGCTTGTTCGGCCAGGCGACGGGCCTCTTCGTAGTTCTTGTCGTGCATGGCGATTTCAGCTTGCTTGAGCTTGTCCTGCGCCGACTTCATTTCCACAGCCGCATACTCGGTGCCGCCGGCGCTCACAGCGCTGTTCACCGCAGACTGCGTGACCGCGTATTGCTCGGTCGGAGGATTGCCGGCGCAGCCAGCCAGAACGAAGCTGGTGCCGATTGCCAGCGCGGCCAATTTAAGCCCGCGCAAGTGGTTAAACGTGGATTTGGCAGTGCTGGTCTTCATCGTCTTCAACTCCATTGGATAACTCCTGAAAAACTTCAACATCCATCGTAGGTGGTCAGCGGTGGCGGGCCTGGCGGTTAGCGCATGGCACCGATTCAAACGGCTGTTCCAAGTGATGGCTTACTTGGTGTGACCGGCGGCTTTTTTGAATAGTTCAGCGAAGATGGCTATTTGCCTAAAAAAATAACTGACTGAATGGTCAGCCTGAAAATTTGGAACTTTTGCTGCGCGCAACGGTACGCCGGACCTTTGGGAGGCTCAGCGTACAGGGGGATTTATGGGGGTATCAGTGCTTGGGTTTGTCGACGCCGGTCGATAAATCGTGCAGGTAGCGGCGGGACAACGTGAGAAAGCGCGGGGTAGGGCCGACGTCTTCGTACAGCGGGTCGCCCTCTTCATCGGTGGCGATCACCTGCTGGCCCTTGATATACGGAAAACTGGCTTCCAGCTCTTCAAGGGCAGCCCCGATCAGCTCGCCGAGCAGTTCCTCGGGGTGGCGCTTGGGGTACATTTCGGCGATGGCCGCCAGCCGTGCGGCCGCTTCGACATCCAGGTGGATGGCGTATTCGGTCTTTGTCAGACGCCCTGTGGCGTTCTCTTCCCAGTGCTGGGCCAGTTCTCGAATTTTCATGGCAACCTCAATAGAACCCACGGTAGTGGGCGGTGATGAGTGAGCCGTCGCCTGCGTGGATAAACGCGACGACTAACCATGAGACTAGCTGCAAGTCACAAGGTTTAAAGTCTTGTCATAAAACGCTGTCAGCGGCACTCTGGCAGGCCTGCGCGTCCCGGATTTCTGGCTGGAGATTGGCTGATGAGTGATATCGATGCACGCTTGCGTGAGGATGTTCACCTGCTGGGTGAACTGCTGGGTAATACGATTCGAGAGCAGTACGGCGATGATTTTCTCGACAAGATCGAGCAGATCCGCAAAGGCGCCAAGGCCGACCGCCGCGGCGCCGGCGATGAACTGAGCGCCAGCCTCAACCAGTTGCAGGAAGACGAACTGCTGCCCGTGGCCCGTGCATTCAACCAGTTCCTCAACCTGGCCAATATCGCCGAACAGTACCAGTTGATTCACCGTCGCGATGAGTCGCAACCGGCGCCTTTCGAGTCGCGCGTGTTGCCCGAGCTGCTTGCCCGCCTGCAAAGCGAAGGTCACAGCAACGAGTCCCTGGCCCGTCAATTGGGGCGCCTGGAGATTGAGCTGGTCCTCACCGCTCACCCCACCGAAGTGGCGCGCCGCACGCTGATCCAGAAGTACGACGCCATCGCCGCGCAACTGGCGCTGCAGGATCACCGCGACCTCACCACCGCTGAGCGCGAGCAGATCCGCCAACGCCTGCAACGCTTGATCGCTGAAGCCTGGCACACCGAAGAAATCCGTCGCACTCGGCCGACCCCGGTGGACGAGGCCAAGTGGGGCTTTGCGGTCATCGAGCATTCGCTGTGGCACGCCATTCCCAATTATCTGCGCAAGGCCGACCAGGCCTTGCACGCCGCCACCGGCCTGCGTCTGCCGCTTGAGGCGGCGCCAATTCGGTTTGCGTCCTGGATGGGCGGCGACCGCGACGGCAACCCGAATGTCACCGCGCCGGTCACCCGTGAAGTGCTGCTGCTGGCGCGCTGGATGGCGGCTGACTTGTACCTGCGTGACATCGACCATTTGGCCTCCGAGCTGTCGATGCAAAAGGCCAGCCCGGCGTTGCAGGGCAAGGTCGGTGACAGTGTCGAACCCTACCGCGCCTTGCTCAAGCAATTGCGCGAACGCCTGCGCGCCACGCGCCAGTGGGCCCATAGCGCGTTGAGCAGCAGCACGCCCGCGCCGGCCGAGGTGCTGCAGAACAACCGCGACCTGCTGGAGCCGCTGGAGCTGTGTTACCAGTCGCTGCATGAGTGCGGCATGGGCGTGATCGCCGACGGCCCGTTGCTCGATTGCCTGCGCCGGGCCGTGACCTTTGGTTTGTTCCTGGTGCGCCTGGATGTGCGCCAGGATTCCAGTCGTCATTCGGCGGCCATGACCGAAATCACCGATTACCTGGGCCTGGGCCGTTACGAGGACTGGAGCGAAGAGACGCGCATCAGCTTCCTGATCAAGGAACTGGCCAACCGTCGACCGTTGCTGCCGGGGTACTTCAAGCCGTCGGCAGACACCGCCGAGGTGCTCAACACCTGTAAGGAAGTCGCCGCCGCACCGGCCGCTTCATTGGGGTCTTACGTCATCTCCATGGCGGGGGCTGCGTCGGACGTGCTCGCGGTGCAACTGTTGCTTAAAGAGTCGGGCGTACAGCGGCCGATGCGGGTGGTCCCGCTGTTCGAAACTCTCGCCGACTTGGATAACGCCGGTCCTGTGATCGAGCAACTGTTGCTGCTGCCGGGCTACCGCGCGCGGTTGCAGGGCCCGCAGGAAGTGATGATCGGCTACTCCGACTCGGCCAAGGACGCCGGCACCACGGCGGCTGCCTGGGCGCAATACCGTGCCCAGGAGCGCTTGGTGGATATCTGCCGTGAGCAACAGGTCGAACTGCTGCTGTTCCATGGTCGCGGCGGCACCGTCGGGCGTGGCGGTGGCCCGGCCCACGCGGCGATTTTGTCGCAGCCGCCAGGTTCGGTGGCCGGACGGTTCCGCACCACCGAGCAAGGCGAGATGATCCGCTTCAAGTTCGGCCTGCCGGATATTGCCGAACAGAACCTCAACCTCTACCTGGCGGCGGTGCTGGAAGCGACGTTGTTGCCTCCGCCGCCACCGCAACCGGCCTGGCGCCACTTGATGGACGAATTGGCCGCCGATGGTGTCAGTGCTTACCGCGCGGTGGTGCGGGAAAATCCGCAGTTCGTCGAGTACTTCCGCCAATCGACGCCGGAGCAGGAGTTGGGGCGTTTGCCGTTAGGCAGTCGCCCGGCCAAGCGCCGGGCTGGGGGGATAGAGAGCCTGAGGGCGATTCCGTGGATCTTCGGCTGGACCCAGACCCGCTTGATGCTGCCAGCCTGGCTGGGTTGGGAAGCGGCATTGAGCAAGGCTCTGGAGCGTGGCGAAGGCCAGTTGCTGGGGCAGATGCGCGAACAGTGGCCGTTCTTCCGTACCCGTATCGATATGCTGGAAATGGTGCTGGCCAAGGCCGACGCCGATATCGCGCGTTTATACGACGAGCGCTTGGTGCAGCCGGACCTGCTTCCATTGGGTGCGCACCTGCGCGACCTATTGTCGCAGGCCTGTGCTGTGGTGCTTGGCCTGACTGGCCAGTCGCAACTGCTGGCCCATAGCCCTGACACCCTGGAGTTCATTCGACTGCGCAACACCTACCTGGACCCGTTGCACCTGTTGCAGGCCGAGTTGCTGGCCCGCTCCCGTCGCCAGGAAGCGACGCAGGACAGCCCTCTGGAACAGGCGCTGCTGGTGTCCGTGGCCGGTATTGCCGCCGGTTTGCGCAACACCGGCTAAGGTTTTTTGCGTGTTCTCAAAGGCTTGCAGATAAACCACGCTGGCCGCCCTCAACAGGGCGGTCGGCGTTTACAGCATCGGGTTGCACTCAGGCACACCCCTACCTATGACGTATGCCGGGCGCGGTTCCTGCGACTTTTGGCGGCTTGTGTGGTTAGGGCCTGCTGTGTATCTTGATCAGCCTTTGGCCGTTTGTGCGGCCCGAATCCTATTTTTGCGAGCCATATTTCTACGGGATTTGCCCCCACGTGGCGAATCCGAGCGTCATCTCTATAAAAAATTGAGGAGCACATCGATGCGCGTCATTCTGCTGGGAGCTCCCGGGGCCGGTAAAGGTACTCAGGCAAAGTTCATCACTGAAAAATTCGGCATTCCACAAATCTCCACCGGCGACATGCTGCGTGCGGCCGTCAAGGCCGGTACCGAGCTGGGCCTGATCGCCAAGAGCGTGATGGACAGCGGTGGCCTGGTCTCCGATGACCTGATCATCAACCTGGTCAAGGAACGCATCAGCCAGGAAGACTGCAAGAACGGTTTCCTGTTCGACGGTTTCCCACGCACCATTCCCCAGGCCGAAGCCCTGGTGAAGGCGGGTGTCGAGTTGGACGCGGTGGTCGAAATCGCCGTTGAAGACGAAGAGATCGTTCAGCGTATCGCCGGCCGTCGCGTTCACGAAGGTTCGGGCCGTGTGTATCACGTGGTCTACAACCCGCCGAAGGTTGAAGGCAAGGACGATGTCACCGGTGAAGACCTGGTGCAGCGCAAAGACGACACCGAAGAAACCGTGCGTCATCGCCTGTCGGTCTACCACTCGCAGACCAAGCCGCTGGTGGACTTCTACCAGAAGCTGTCCGCTGCCCAGGGCAAGCCGAAGTACAGCCATATCCCTGGCGTTGGCTCGGTCGAAGCGATTACTGCCAAGGTGCTTGAAGCACTCAAGTAATCCGGCGATCAGCTTCACTGACAACGGCCCGCTTGCGGGCCGTTGTTGTTTATACTGGCGCACTTTTTTCCGACTTGGACACCTACACCGATGAGCACCCTGCTGGCCCTGGACACCGCGACCGAAGCTTGCTCCGTTGCCTTGCTGCACGATGGCAAAGTAACCAGCCACTACGAGGTGATCCCGCGGCTGCACGCACAGAAGCTGTTGCCGATGATCAAGCAACTGCTGGAAGACGCCGGCACCACGCTGGCGGCCGTCGATGCCATCGCCTTCGGGCGTGGCCCCGGTGCGTTTACCGGTGTGCGTATCGCCATTGGCGTGGTGCAAGGCCTGGCATTTGCCCTTGAGCGTCCGGTGTTACCGGTGTCCAACCTTGCCGTGCTGGCCCAGCGTGCATTACGTGAACACGGTGCCTCGCAAGTCGCCGCGGCGATCGACGCGCGGATGGATGAGGTCTATTGGGGCTGCTACCGCGAAACCGCTGGCGAAATGCGCCTGGTGGGAGTTGAAGCGGTGCAGCCGCCGCAGGCGTCGGTACTGCCTGACGATGCCAGCGGTGAGTGGTTCGGTGCCGGCACCGGCTGGGGCTATGGTGAGCGCATCGGCGTGCAACTGGTCGGCCAGGACGCCACGCTCTTGCCTCACGCCGAAGACTTGCTGACCTTGGCGCGTTTCGCATTCGAGCGCGGCGAAGCGATTCCTGCTGACCAGGCAGCGCCGGTTTATTTGCGCGATAAAGTCGCGCAGACCAAAGCAGAGCGCGGGATTATTTGACGTCAAAAATGATGGCAATTTGAAGCAAAAGTCGCCAATCGTCAGAATTTGCCCCCGGTTTCAAACCTTTTTCAAATTATGTGTTCTAGTTATCACCAGAGCATTTGCGCGTTACGGATAGCGCCACTAAAATGCCATTACTGATAGCGAGTTCGCGCCTATGCGTATTGATGGATTTTCCTCACAGTCGTACCCAATCAAGCGTAAGCCACGCAAGGCGAACGCCACGGTGGACGACTCCGTCGAGGATTCGCCGGACTTCATCGAAGTCCAGGCCGATGCGCAGCCCACCGCCCAAGCACGTATCAGCGGTGTTCCTGCCCGTCAGCAAGACATGGTCTTCCCGCGCTCCATGAGCAAAAGCGTTGCCACCGCCCTGGCCAGCTACCTGACCACCGCCGGCTTTGTCGAATGGGATATGGAAGTGCTGGGCCTCGACATCCACATCTGATGCGTCTGCCTTATTTCATCGGTTGCCCGTCCTGGAGTGAAAACGCCTGGCGCGAGTACCTGTACCCCGCCGACGCCCGTTCCAGCGATTACCTCGCACTGTATTCCCAGGTTTTCAACGCCGTTGAAGGCAACACCACGTTTTATGCCCGCCCCTCGGCCGCCACGGTGCAGCGCTGGGCCGAGATCATGCCCGCTGACTTTCGCTTCACCGCCAAATTTCCCGGTGATATCAGCCATGGTGGCGACTTGCGCGAACAGTTGCCGGCGGCAGAAAGCTTTGTCGGGTTGATGAGCCCGCTCGGCGAACGTGTTTCGCCGTTTTGGCTGCAACTGTCGGCGGGTTTTTCACCGCAACGCCTGGCCGAACTGGCCGGGTTTATCGATGGCCTGGAGCGTCCAATGGCCGTGGAGGTGCGCCACCCGGAATTCTTCGCCAGGGGCGACGCCGAGCGCAGGCTCAATCGCTTGCTGCGCGATCGCGGCGTTGAGCGGGTCTGCCTAGACCCGCGGGCGCTGTTCAGTTGCACATCCACCTCGGCAGCGGTACTGCATGCTCAATCCAAAAAGCCCAAGGTGCCGCCACGCCCGGCCGCGCTGACCCTGTTTCCACAAGTGCGTTTTATCGGCCATCCGGAGTTGGAGGCTAACGATCCGTTCCTGATCCCATGGGTGGAAAAAATTGCCGGCTGGATCGAAGAGGGCCGCACGCCCTACGTGTTCCTGCACACCTCGGATAACCGCCTGGCCGCCCAACTGGCCCTGCGTTTTCATGCGCAGCTGATGAACCGCCTGCCTGGCCTGCCGGCACTGCCGACCTTGCACCGAGAACCCGAAGTGCAGCAACTGGGGTTACTCTAGGGCTCCTTTTCTCGCCAGGAGTCAGTCATGGATGCCCAAGCCCTTCGCGCCGAAACCTTCAAGGCCTTGCACGAGCGCGACCGCGCGTTTGTGATGCCTAACCCTTGGGACGCAGGGTCTGCCGTGATGCTTGCCAGCCTGGGTTTTGAAGCGTTGGCCACCACCAGCGCGGGCTATGCGTTCAGCCTGGGGCGCCCGGACGCGGAAGGGGCGTTGTCCCTGCAAGACACGTTACTCAATGCCGCCATGATCGCCCAAGCCACCCCGTTGCCGGTGGCAGCCGACCTGGAAAACGGCTTCAGCGACACCCCAGAAGGCTGCGCCCAAACCATCCTGGGCGCGGCAGCCAGCGGTATTGTCGGCGGCTCCATCGAAGATGCCACGGGGATCGCCGTTGACCCGATCTACCCGTTCGATCTCTCCGTTCAGCGTGTCGAAGCCGCCGTGGCTGCGGCCCGCAGCCTGCCATTTGCCTTTACCTTGACCGCCCGAGCGGAAAACCTCCTGCACGGTCGCCTGGATCTGCCCGACACCATCCGCCGTCTGCAGGCGTACGCCGAAGCCGGTGCCGACGTGCTGTATGCGCCAGGCTTGCGCAGTGCCGAGGAGGTGTTGGCGGTGGTCAGGGCAGTGGCGCCCAAACCAGTGAATGTACTGATGTCCGGCGGTTTGAATTTGACGGTCGCGCAGCTCAGCGAGATGGGCGTGCGGCGCATCAGCCTCGGCTCGGCTCTGGCCTTGGCCGCTTACGGTGAGTTTTATCGTGCGGCCCAGGAGGTGTATGAGCTCGGCACGTTCACCTTTACTGAGCGCAAAATGCCGTTCAGTCAGGCCAACCAGTTCTTCAAGGTCTGAACCGTGCGGTTTTTCAAAGTGCTGGGTGTGTTGCTGCTGCTGGGGGGCGCGTGTGCCGTGGGTGTATGGCGGGGCTGGTTGCCGCTGGCGGATGCGTGGAACCCCTGGGCACCGCTGGACGTGCGCGCCAGCCCCAACCTGCTGACCCGCTACAAGCTGGGGCGCCTGCAGGATGACCCGGCGTTGTGCGATAAGGTGCTGCAAACCTCAGGGCTGCGCGTGAGCCATCAGGCGGATACAGCCGTCGACGCGGCGTGCCCGCTGCGCAACACCTTGCGGGTGCAAGGGGCACAGGTGGGCTTAAGCAGCAGCTTTCTCGCCAGTTGCCCGCTGGCCGTGGCGTTTGCCCTGTTCGAGCGTCACAGCCTGCAGCCGGCCGCCCAGGCGGTGTTTGGCCAAGCGGTGACACGGGTCGATCACTTGGGCAGCTTTGCCTGCCGAAATATGTATAACCGTGCTGAAGGGCGACTCAGCCAGCATGCCTCGGCCAATGCCCTGGATATCGCCGGCTTTCGTCTGGCGGACGGGCGCACCATCAGCGTGCTCAAGGATTGGCCGGGGCAGGGCGACAGCGCGCGGTTCCTGCGGCAGGTGCGTGACAGCGCCTGCGATGATTTCAACGTGGTGTTGAGCCCGGACTACAACGCCGCGCACCGCAACCACTTCCATTTGGACATGGGCCGATGGTGGGTGTGTCGCTGAGGGTCAGGCGGCCAGGCGCAGGTTTTGCGTGATCAGTGGGCGTGCCCAGTGATAGTCGAAGTCCAGGGCCTTTTGTTGGGCCAGCAGCGCTTCAGTCGGGTAAGGCGTGGCAGGCGGTGGCAGCAGGTCCAGTTCGAACTCGGCAATCGGCAGGTGCAGCGCACGCGGTTGCGGTGCCGGGCCCGGCTCTGGCAGCGGCTGGCCGGCGGTCAGCACGATAGGACGTACCCAACCGCTTTCGAAGTTTTGCTGGCGTTGCTGGGCGACGATCTCTTCGTCCGGGAACGGCGTGGCGGCCGGTGGCAGCAACTCGGTTTCGAATTCGGCGATGGGCAGGAACAGCGGCTCGGGTGGGGCGATTTCTGTATCTTTCACGTCGCACTCACGCTGGGTGAGGATCTGCGACAGCAGGTCGGCACCAGCGCCTGGTTCTACCGCCGGGTCCATCGGTGCCGACGCCTGGGTGGCCAGCGCGTGCGGCGCATCGCCGAGCTGCTCGGCCAGAGCCCGTGCGAAGAAGTCCTGCCACACATGGCTCACCCCGGCCAGCGCTTGGGTATTGCGCAGGCCGTAGTGGTTGTGGGTCGGCAGTACACCGATGGTTAGGGGGAGAATGTCTGACATTTTTTTCGGTCGACGCTCAGCTCTGGCAAAATACCTGACTGTTGTTTTTATCGGCCGTGGTTTGCCGATCCTTAATATTTTTGAGCGTAGCGATTGATGAGCGAACATCCAGCGGCCAGCCGCATCCAGGTCGAGGCCATGGCCGAAGGTTTCAAGGCGCGCGCCGAGCATTGGGCGCAGCTGCTCGGTTTACCGTTGCAGTGCGCGGAGGCGGAGTTTTCCCTGCAGGTGGGTGAGCACGGTCTGCAACTGCAACAGCTCGGGCCTGACGCGCCGGGGCCGGTGCGCGTGGACTTCGTTGAAGGTGGCGCGGCGCATCGCCGTCTGTACGGTGGCGGCAGTGGGCAGATGATCGCCAAGGCCGTGGGCATCGCCCAAGGCGTGCGTCCACGGGTGCTGGACGCCACGGCAGGCCTGGGCAAGGACGCGTTCGTGCTCGCCAGCCTGGGCTGCGAAATGAGCCTGATCGAACGCCAGCCGCTGATCGGCGCCTTGCTCGAAGACGGCCTGGCCCGTGGTGCGGATGATTTTGAAGTGGCGCCGATCGTCGCGCGCATGAAACTGCTCAAGGGTAATTCCATCGACGTGATGCTCAATTGGGAAGGCGAGCCGCCCCAGGTGATCTACCTCGACCCGATGTTTCCTCACCGTGAGAAAACCGCGCTGGTGAAGAAGGAAATGCGCCTGTTCCGACCCTTGGTCGGCGATGACCCGGACGCACCGGCTTTGCTGGCCGCGGCCCTGGCACTGGCCAGCCACCGTGTGGTGGTCAAGCGCCCGCGCAAGGCGCCGTGCATCGAAGGGCCCAAGCCCAGCCATGCGCTGGATGGTAAATCCAGCCGCTATGACATCTATCCCAAGAAAGCGCTCAAACCTTGAGGTTCAAGGCCTGTAGGCCCGCATAAACAACCCCACTACGTCCCGTACATGCGCTTCGGCGGCGTCTTCGCTCAGTTGCCCGCCGCAGCCATACAGCAAGCAGAAGTTTGCAGTGCCCTTGAGCAGGCAAAAGAAGTGCTCGGCCGCCGTAAACGGCTTGTCGATGCTCAGCGCGCCGCTCTGGTCGATCTTACTCAGCAGGCGCTCCATGCCTTGCAGCATGCGCATGGGCCCGGCTTCGAAGAAGATCTGCGACAGTTTCACGTCCTGATTGCCGGTGGTCATCATCAGGCGATGCAGGTTCACCGACTCCTCGCTGTTGATCAGTCGATGAAAGCCCCGCGCGATGTTCAATAACACCGTTTGCACGGGCACACCTTCGGGCAGCTCGAAGAACATCACCGGCAATTGTTCTTCGCACTTGGCCACTACGGCAGCGGTGAACAAGGTCTCTTTGTCGGTGAAGTGGCTGTAGACGGTCAGTTTCGATACGCCGGCCTCGAGGGCCACGGCATCCATGCTGGTGTTGGCGTAACCATTGCTCAAAAACAGAAATTTCGCTGCTTCGAGGATTGCCTGGCGTTTTGCCATGTCCTTGGGGCGCCCGGGGCTGTTGGTGTTCGCAGGA encodes the following:
- a CDS encoding OmpA family protein, with amino-acid sequence MRKQLMIPALLAMSVALAACSTPPNANLENARTNFSALQSNPNATKVAALETKDAQDWLDKADKAYRDKEDQKKVDQLAYLTNQRVEVAKDTIALRESEAKLKNAGDERARALLDARDAQIKQLQDSLNAKQTDRGTLVTFGDVLFATNKADLKSSGLVNINKLAQFLQENPDRQVIVEGYTDSTGSDAYNQSLSERRAASVQVALIKMGVDPRRIVTTGYGKEYPVADNGSVSGRAMNRRVEVTISNDNQPVKPRSSMTN
- a CDS encoding DUF4398 domain-containing protein, whose translation is MELKTMKTSTAKSTFNHLRGLKLAALAIGTSFVLAGCAGNPPTEQYAVTQSAVNSAVSAGGTEYAAVEMKSAQDKLKQAEIAMHDKNYEEARRLAEQAEWDARVAERKAQAAKAEQAVKDSQKAVDELRKEGMRPAAIQQK
- a CDS encoding pilin assembly protein, which codes for MKIRELAQHWEENATGRLTKTEYAIHLDVEAAARLAAIAEMYPKRHPEELLGELIGAALEELEASFPYIKGQQVIATDEEGDPLYEDVGPTPRFLTLSRRYLHDLSTGVDKPKH
- the ppc gene encoding phosphoenolpyruvate carboxylase, producing the protein MSDIDARLREDVHLLGELLGNTIREQYGDDFLDKIEQIRKGAKADRRGAGDELSASLNQLQEDELLPVARAFNQFLNLANIAEQYQLIHRRDESQPAPFESRVLPELLARLQSEGHSNESLARQLGRLEIELVLTAHPTEVARRTLIQKYDAIAAQLALQDHRDLTTAEREQIRQRLQRLIAEAWHTEEIRRTRPTPVDEAKWGFAVIEHSLWHAIPNYLRKADQALHAATGLRLPLEAAPIRFASWMGGDRDGNPNVTAPVTREVLLLARWMAADLYLRDIDHLASELSMQKASPALQGKVGDSVEPYRALLKQLRERLRATRQWAHSALSSSTPAPAEVLQNNRDLLEPLELCYQSLHECGMGVIADGPLLDCLRRAVTFGLFLVRLDVRQDSSRHSAAMTEITDYLGLGRYEDWSEETRISFLIKELANRRPLLPGYFKPSADTAEVLNTCKEVAAAPAASLGSYVISMAGAASDVLAVQLLLKESGVQRPMRVVPLFETLADLDNAGPVIEQLLLLPGYRARLQGPQEVMIGYSDSAKDAGTTAAAWAQYRAQERLVDICREQQVELLLFHGRGGTVGRGGGPAHAAILSQPPGSVAGRFRTTEQGEMIRFKFGLPDIAEQNLNLYLAAVLEATLLPPPPPQPAWRHLMDELAADGVSAYRAVVRENPQFVEYFRQSTPEQELGRLPLGSRPAKRRAGGIESLRAIPWIFGWTQTRLMLPAWLGWEAALSKALERGEGQLLGQMREQWPFFRTRIDMLEMVLAKADADIARLYDERLVQPDLLPLGAHLRDLLSQACAVVLGLTGQSQLLAHSPDTLEFIRLRNTYLDPLHLLQAELLARSRRQEATQDSPLEQALLVSVAGIAAGLRNTG
- the adk gene encoding adenylate kinase, with amino-acid sequence MRVILLGAPGAGKGTQAKFITEKFGIPQISTGDMLRAAVKAGTELGLIAKSVMDSGGLVSDDLIINLVKERISQEDCKNGFLFDGFPRTIPQAEALVKAGVELDAVVEIAVEDEEIVQRIAGRRVHEGSGRVYHVVYNPPKVEGKDDVTGEDLVQRKDDTEETVRHRLSVYHSQTKPLVDFYQKLSAAQGKPKYSHIPGVGSVEAITAKVLEALK
- the tsaB gene encoding tRNA (adenosine(37)-N6)-threonylcarbamoyltransferase complex dimerization subunit type 1 TsaB yields the protein MSTLLALDTATEACSVALLHDGKVTSHYEVIPRLHAQKLLPMIKQLLEDAGTTLAAVDAIAFGRGPGAFTGVRIAIGVVQGLAFALERPVLPVSNLAVLAQRALREHGASQVAAAIDARMDEVYWGCYRETAGEMRLVGVEAVQPPQASVLPDDASGEWFGAGTGWGYGERIGVQLVGQDATLLPHAEDLLTLARFAFERGEAIPADQAAPVYLRDKVAQTKAERGII
- a CDS encoding DUF72 domain-containing protein, yielding MRLPYFIGCPSWSENAWREYLYPADARSSDYLALYSQVFNAVEGNTTFYARPSAATVQRWAEIMPADFRFTAKFPGDISHGGDLREQLPAAESFVGLMSPLGERVSPFWLQLSAGFSPQRLAELAGFIDGLERPMAVEVRHPEFFARGDAERRLNRLLRDRGVERVCLDPRALFSCTSTSAAVLHAQSKKPKVPPRPAALTLFPQVRFIGHPELEANDPFLIPWVEKIAGWIEEGRTPYVFLHTSDNRLAAQLALRFHAQLMNRLPGLPALPTLHREPEVQQLGLL
- a CDS encoding oxaloacetate decarboxylase, with the translated sequence MDAQALRAETFKALHERDRAFVMPNPWDAGSAVMLASLGFEALATTSAGYAFSLGRPDAEGALSLQDTLLNAAMIAQATPLPVAADLENGFSDTPEGCAQTILGAAASGIVGGSIEDATGIAVDPIYPFDLSVQRVEAAVAAARSLPFAFTLTARAENLLHGRLDLPDTIRRLQAYAEAGADVLYAPGLRSAEEVLAVVRAVAPKPVNVLMSGGLNLTVAQLSEMGVRRISLGSALALAAYGEFYRAAQEVYELGTFTFTERKMPFSQANQFFKV
- a CDS encoding extensin family protein, with translation MRFFKVLGVLLLLGGACAVGVWRGWLPLADAWNPWAPLDVRASPNLLTRYKLGRLQDDPALCDKVLQTSGLRVSHQADTAVDAACPLRNTLRVQGAQVGLSSSFLASCPLAVAFALFERHSLQPAAQAVFGQAVTRVDHLGSFACRNMYNRAEGRLSQHASANALDIAGFRLADGRTISVLKDWPGQGDSARFLRQVRDSACDDFNVVLSPDYNAAHRNHFHLDMGRWWVCR
- a CDS encoding energy transducer TonB codes for the protein MSDILPLTIGVLPTHNHYGLRNTQALAGVSHVWQDFFARALAEQLGDAPHALATQASAPMDPAVEPGAGADLLSQILTQRECDVKDTEIAPPEPLFLPIAEFETELLPPAATPFPDEEIVAQQRQQNFESGWVRPIVLTAGQPLPEPGPAPQPRALHLPIAEFELDLLPPPATPYPTEALLAQQKALDFDYHWARPLITQNLRLAA
- a CDS encoding class I SAM-dependent methyltransferase, with the protein product MSEHPAASRIQVEAMAEGFKARAEHWAQLLGLPLQCAEAEFSLQVGEHGLQLQQLGPDAPGPVRVDFVEGGAAHRRLYGGGSGQMIAKAVGIAQGVRPRVLDATAGLGKDAFVLASLGCEMSLIERQPLIGALLEDGLARGADDFEVAPIVARMKLLKGNSIDVMLNWEGEPPQVIYLDPMFPHREKTALVKKEMRLFRPLVGDDPDAPALLAAALALASHRVVVKRPRKAPCIEGPKPSHALDGKSSRYDIYPKKALKP
- a CDS encoding TetR/AcrR family transcriptional regulator, whose product is MSDNPANTNSPGRPKDMAKRQAILEAAKFLFLSNGYANTSMDAVALEAGVSKLTVYSHFTDKETLFTAAVVAKCEEQLPVMFFELPEGVPVQTVLLNIARGFHRLINSEESVNLHRLMMTTGNQDVKLSQIFFEAGPMRMLQGMERLLSKIDQSGALSIDKPFTAAEHFFCLLKGTANFCLLYGCGGQLSEDAAEAHVRDVVGLFMRAYRP